In a single window of the Rhopalosiphum padi isolate XX-2018 chromosome 1, ASM2088224v1, whole genome shotgun sequence genome:
- the LOC132918309 gene encoding uncharacterized protein LOC132918309 translates to MVVKIIIIGAGVGGTAAAARLSKKGFQVEIYEKNAYNGGRCSLIYQNGHRFDQGPSLYLMPKIFEETFEDLGEDIKNHIELLKCPSNYSVHFHDGETFELTTDISKLSRSLEKYEGDGESTLINFLSYLKETHVHYQRSVKVALKTDFQHWYDFFNPKHIPDVIQLHLLDTVYNRVCKYFKSDYMRKAFSFQTMYLGMSPYDGLAPYTLLQYTEIAEGIWYPKGGFNKVLQSLENIAVQHGAKFNYNTDVQEIIVDDKGVAKGIKLVNGDVVNSDIVICNADLIYAYNKLLPKTSYAEKLGKKELTSSSISFYWSMKTIVSELKVHNIFLAEKYKLSFDQIFKDHTLPDEPSFYVNVPSRIDPTAAPEGKDTVVVLVPVGHISNVPNIDFDQLVKRAREQVIETIEKRLKISNFRNLIEHEIVNDPRTWQNEFNLWKGSILGLSHSLFQVLWFRPSLKCKIFENLYFVGASVQPGTGVPIVLCGAKMLEKQLCDRFLEGKVEINIWSKCVSFLIGLVALLIFWFFFKF, encoded by the exons ATGGTGGTTAAAATTATCATCATCGGAGCTGGAGTTGGTGGTACAGCAGCAGCTGCTAGACTTAGCAAAAAAGGATTTCAAGtagaaatttatgaaaaaaacgcataTAATGGTGGAAGATGTTCACTCATTTATCAAAATGGACATCGGTTCGATCAAGGACCATCATTGTATTTGATGCCCAAGATATTTGAAGAGACATTTGAAGATTTGGGAGaggatattaaaaatcatatagagTTATTAAAGTGTCCATCTAATTACAGCGTACATTTTCATGACGGCGAAACGTTCGAACTCACCACAGATATATCGAAATTATCTCGTTCTTTGGAAAAATATGAAGGTGATGGTGAATcgacattaattaattttttgagttatttaaaggAAACTCATGTACACTATCAAAGGAGCGTCAAAGTTGCACTCAAGACCGATTTCCAACATtggtatgatttttttaatccaaAACATATACCGGACGTAATACAGCTGCATTTATTGGACACTGTTTACAACagagtttgtaaatatttcaaaagcgACTACATGAGAAAGGCGTTTTCATTCCAGACAATGTACTTAgg AATGTCGCCGTATGATGGTTTGGCACCCTATACTTTATTGCAGTACACTGAAATAGCGGAAGGAATTTGGTATCCGAAAGGTGGTTTTAACAAAGTTTTACAGAGTCTGGAAAACATTGCCGTACAACACGGGGCCAAGTTCAATTATAACACCGATGTCCAAGAAATAATAGTTGACGACAAGGGAGTGGCGAAAGGAATTAAATTGGTAAACGGCGATGTAGTAAATAGtgacattgtaatttgtaatgcaGATCTCATATATGCGTACAACAAACTGTTGCCAAAAACGTCATACGCTGAAAAACTCGGCAAAAAAGAACTTACGTCTTCTTCGATATCGTTTTATTGGTCCATGAAAACTATTGTGTCTGAATTGAAAGTACACAACATATTTTTGGccgaaaaatataaactaagttTTGATCAAATATTCAAGGATCATACGCTGCCCGACGAACCATCGTTTTACGTAAACGTACCTAGTCGTATCGATCCGACAGCAGCGCCAGAAGGAAAAGACACGGTCGTAGTTCTAGTACCAGTGGGACATATATCGAATGTAccaaatattgattttgatcAACTTGTGAAGAGAGCTAGGGAACAAGTAATCGAAACAAtagaaaaaagattaaaaatatccaACTTCAGAAATTTGATCGAACACGAGATAGTAAATGATCCGAGAACGTGGCAAAACGAATTTAATTTATGGAAAGGATCCATACTGGGATTATCTCATTCATTATTTCAGGTTTTATGGTTCAGACCCAGtttgaaatgtaaaatatttgaaaacctGTACTTTGTCGGTGCTTCGGTACAGCCTGGCACTGGTGTACCAATTGTTTTATGTGGTGCAAAAATGCTAGAAAAACAACTGTGTGATAGATTTTTAGAGGGTAAAGTTGAAATCAACATTTGGTCAAAGTGTGTTTCATTTTTAATCGGTCTCGTAGCACTTctgattttttggttttttttcaaattttaa
- the LOC132918188 gene encoding uncharacterized protein LOC132918188, whose protein sequence is MLTYKDVHLLYTLPVIGVLSLITRPFINRSEIFKIAFISAIAYVYITTLDNYIFFKGGWSYVPEKMLGVIGYVPIEEYMFFVIQTVLTSLWALLCVRWSTPCLNFNYDKHSYQLIRWIPITFLAIATVVGYIIAIPGQSTFYLGCVLWWVSPVVIFMWYGAGNFFVKKIIPCSFAIVVPTLYLCWVDQLALKQNIWHINEKIMLNIIYVIEDLPLEEAFFFFISNVIVVLAGTCFDKARGMIETYTLEYPQRFSINWAFIRQMFWAFVTSEYNMLQIVTGDIKESIAIIAIASKSFTAASFLFQSGIRLDLIILYSFCRVTDDMIDNEFDVEKKKRKFELTNNFINELFHDRKSDYDVGTKPQKLNIDWTTYESELTDVEMSCFRALSRIAFYLPRKPFEELLAGYKWDIEGRLIKNEDDLLLYSTYVAGSVGALCVYVMMYRCDNDKFELVENYDYVIKKAYQMGQALQLVNIARDIVTDSETLGRCYIPTEYMDDEDEEVKILCQEKKPRSLGDKKLKKYSTRMIHLANKQQLESVDAIKCLPRETRGSVLATTDIYRGLVSAIQSSPTYPARASLSKWNKIVIGLYSLYIKSIKYVI, encoded by the exons ATGTTAACCTACAAAGATGTCCACTTACTGTATACACTTCCGGTTATTGGCGTGTTGTCATTAATTACTCGACCATTTATCAACCGTtcggaaatttttaaaattgcattcatAAGTGCTATAGCTTATGTATACATAACAACATTGGACAACTATATATTCTTCAAGGGAGGATGGTCATATGTGCCCGAAAAAATGTTAGGCGTTATTGGATATGTACCTATTGAAGAGTAcatgttttttgttattcaaacCGTTCTGACATCGCTGTGGGCTTTGCTCTGTGTCCGATGGTCAACTCcgtgcttaaatttcaactatgATAAACACAGCTACCAATTGATTCGGTGGATACCGATCACGTTTTTAGCCATAGCCACGGTCGTAGGTTATATAATTGCTATTCCCGGACAGTCGACTTTTTACTTGGGATGTGTACTATGGTGGGTATCTCCGGTGGTTATCTTCATGTGGTATGGAGCCGGAAATTTTttcgtgaaaaaaataataccgtgTTCTTTTGCGATCGTGGTTCCTACGTTGTATCTGTGTTGGGTAGATCAATTGGCCCTTAAGCAAAACATTTGGCatataaacgaaaaaataatgttaaatattatatacgttatcgAAGACTTGCCATTAGAAGaagcattttttttcttcatatcaAATGTTATCGTTGTCTTGGCAGGGACTTGTTTCGATAAAGCCCGCGGTATGATAGAGACGTACACATTGGAATATCCACAACGATTTAGTATTAATTGGGCGTTTATTCGCCAAATGTTCTGGGCATTCGTGACATCAGAATATAATATGCTACAGATCGTGACGGGAGATATAAAAGAGAGTATTGCTATTATTGCAATTGCTTCAAAATCATTCACCGCTGCCAGTTTTCTTTTTCAATCCG gaATTCGAttggatttaataattttgtactcaTTTTGTCGTGTAACGGATGATATGATTGATAACGAATTTGATGTCGAAAAGAAAAAGCGAAAATTTGAATTAaccaataattttatcaacGAATTATTTCATGATAGAAAGTCAGATTATGATGTTGGAACAAAACCACAAAAATTGAATATCGATTGGACGACATATGAATCCGAATTGACTGACGTGGAGATGTCATGTTTTCGCGCATTATCAAGAATCGCATTTTATTTGCCTCGTAAGCCTTTCGAAGAGTTACTCGCAGGTTATAAATGGGATATTGAGGGTAGGTTAATCAAAAATGAagacgatttattattatattccacgTATGTGGCCGGAAGTGTCGGTGCATTATGTGTTTATGTGATGATGTACAGGTGTGATAACGACAAATTTGAACTCGTCGAAAACTACGATTATGTCATAAAAAAAGCATATCAAATGGGACAA GCTTTACAACTTGTGAACATTGCTCGTGATATCGTCACTGACAGCGAAACATTGGGTCGGTGCTATATACCCACCGAATATATGGACGACGAAGAcgaagaagtaaaaatattatgccaGGAAAAGAAACCAAGGTCTCTAGGtgataagaagttaaaaaaatactctaCGCGGATGATCCATCTTGCCAACAAACAACAGTTAGAATCGGTGGACGCTATCAAGTGTTTGCCACGAGAAACAAGAGGTTCGGTTCTAGCAACCACTGATATTTATCGAGGGCTTGTTTCTGCTATCCAGTCTAGTCCAACTTATCCTGCTAGAGCTTCATTGTCAAAATGGAATAAAATTGTGATAGGACTTTATTCCTTGTATATTAAAAGCATCAAGTACGTTATTTAA
- the LOC132932279 gene encoding uncharacterized protein LOC132932279, with product MLTYIDVHLLYTLPVIGVLSLITRPFLNRSEIFKIALLSTIAFVYTTPWDNYIIYKEGWSYAPEKILGTIGYVPIEEYMFFVIQTVLTSLWALLCVRWSTPCLNFNYDKHSYQLIRWIPITFLAIATVVGYIIAIPGQSTFYLGCVLWWVSPVVIFMWYGAGNFFVKKIIPCSFAIVVPTLYLCWVDQLALKQNIWHINEKTMLNIFVAEDLPFEEAFFFFISNVIVVLAGCSFDKARGMIETYTLEYPQRFNINSAFIRQLFWAFATSEYNMPQIVTGDIKESIDIITVASKSFTTASFLFQAGIRLDLIILYSFCRVTDDMIDNEFDVEKKKRKFELTNNFINELFHDRKSDYDVGTKPQKLNIDWTKYESELTDVEMSCFRALSRIAFYLPRKPFEELLAGYKWDIEGRLIKNEDDLLLYSTYVAGSVGALCVYVMMYRCDNDKFELVENYDYVIKKAYQMGQALQLVNIARDIVTDSETLGRCYIPTEYMDDEDEEVKILCQEKKPRSLGDKKLKKYSTRMIHLANKQQLESVDAIKCLPRETRGSVLATTDIYRGLVSAIQSSPTYPARASLSKWNKIVIGLYSLYIKSIQYVV from the exons ATGTTAACCTACATAGATGTCCACTTATTATACACACTTCCGGTTATTGGCGTATTGTCATTAATCACCCGACCATTTCTTAACCGCtcggaaatttttaaaattgcactTTTAAGTACCATAGCTTTTGTGTACACAACACCATGGGACAACTATATCATCTACAAAGAAGGCTGGTCATATGCACCCGAAAAAATTTTAGGCACTATTGGATATGTACCTATTGAAGAGTACatgttttttgttatacaaaCCGTTCTGACATCGCTGTGGGCTTTGCTCTGTGTCCGATGGTCAACTCcgtgcttaaatttcaactatgATAAACACAGCTACCAATTGATTCGGTGGATACCGATCACGTTTTTAGCCATAGCCACGGTCGTAGGTTATATAATTGCTATTCCCGGACAGTCGACTTTTTACTTGGGATGTGTACTATGGTGGGTATCTCCGGTGGTTATATTCATGTGGTATGGAGCCGGAAATTTTttcgtgaaaaaaataataccgtgTTCTTTTGCGATCGTGGTTCCTACGTTGTACCTGTGTTGGGTAGATCAATTGGCCCTTAAGCAAAACATTTGGCATATAAACGAAAAgacaatgttaaatatattcgtTGCCGAAGACTTGCCATTTGAAGaagcattttttttcttcatatcaAATGTTATCGTTGTCTTGGCAGGGTGTTCTTTCGATAAAGCCCGCGGTATGATAGAGACGTACACATTGGAATATCCACAACGATTCAATATTAATTCGGCGTTTATTCGCCAACTGTTCTGGGCATTCGCGACATCAGAATATAATATGCCACAAATCGTGACGGGAGATATAAAAGAAAGTATTGACATTATTACAGTCGCTTCAAAGTCATTCACCACTGCCAGTTTTCTTTTTCAAGCCG gaATTCGAttggatttaataattttgtactcaTTTTGTCGTGTAACGGATGATATGATTGATAACGAATTTGATGTCGAAAAGAAAAAGCGAAAATTTGAATTAaccaataattttatcaacGAATTATTTCATGATAGAAAGTCAGATTATGATGTCGGAACAAAACCACAAAAATTGAATATCGATTGGACGAAATATGAATCCGAATTGACTGACGTGGAGATGTCATGTTTTCGCGCATTATCAAGAATCGCATTTTATTTGCCTCGTAAGCCTTTCGAAGAGTTACTCGCAGGTTATAAATGGGATATTGAGGGTAGGTTAATCAAAAATGAagacgatttattattatattccacgTATGTGGCCGGAAGTGTCGGTGCATTATGTGTTTATGTGATGATGTACAGGTGTGATAACGACAAATTTGAACTCGTCGAAAACTACGATTATGTCATAAAAAAAGCATATCAAATGGGACAA GCTTTACAACTTGTGAACATTGCTCGTGATATCGTCACTGACAGCGAAACATTGGGTCGGTGCTATATACCCACCGAATATATGGACGACGAAGAcgaagaagtaaaaatattatgccaGGAAAAGAAACCAAGGTCTCTAGGtgataagaagttaaaaaaatactctaCGCGGATGATCCATCTTGCCAACAAACAACAGTTAGAATCGGTGGACGCTATCAAGTGTTTGCCACGAGAAACAAGAGGTTCGGTTCTAGCAACCACTGATATTTATCGAGGGCTTGTTTCTGCTATCCAGTCTAGTCCAACTTATCCTGCTAGAGCTTCATTGTCAAAATGGAATAAAATTGTGATAGGACTTTATTCCTTATATATTAAAAGCATCCAGTacgttgtataa